One genomic region from Rubinisphaera margarita encodes:
- a CDS encoding helix-turn-helix domain-containing protein: protein MAKQADILVRFGLRVRRLRQEQGYSQESFAYACELDRTYVGGIERGERNLALRNIERIANTLGISISELMEGL, encoded by the coding sequence AGGCGGACATTCTGGTGCGATTCGGTCTGCGGGTCAGAAGACTGCGGCAGGAGCAGGGCTACTCTCAGGAGAGCTTTGCGTATGCCTGTGAACTGGATCGCACGTACGTCGGCGGGATTGAGCGGGGTGAGCGAAACCTCGCATTGAGAAACATCGAGCGAATCGCCAACACGCTCGGCATCAGCATCAGCGAGCTGATGGAAGGGCTGTGA
- a CDS encoding methyltransferase, whose translation MNDVLTDDDLVLLRAALQFWSEELEPHGPSTWQPYLDRQIQVRRGRCAELRQTLLNCELRYAAVERDADRFKQVALYHSPLAAALSATSDDAVVALVLIPVTA comes from the coding sequence ATGAACGATGTGCTGACCGACGACGATCTGGTTCTGCTGCGAGCCGCCCTGCAGTTCTGGAGCGAAGAGCTGGAGCCGCATGGGCCTTCGACCTGGCAGCCGTATCTGGATCGTCAGATTCAGGTTCGACGTGGCCGCTGTGCTGAACTCCGACAGACCCTGCTGAACTGCGAGTTACGCTACGCCGCCGTGGAGCGGGATGCTGACCGTTTTAAACAGGTTGCTCTGTACCACTCTCCTCTGGCTGCGGCGCTCTCGGCAACCAGTGATGACGCTGTGGTCGCGTTGGTTCTCATTCCCGTGACAGCCTAA